The window GCTCGGCGGCGGGCAGGGCCCGCCCCAGCAGGTAGTCAATGCAGGTGCGCACCGCCCGGGTCTGGTGGCGGTTGGGCATGTAGAGCATGAACATCTGGGTGCCAAAAATGCTCAGCCGCCAGTCGTCGAGCGTGGTCAGCACTTCCCCGCTGGACACGGCGTCCTGCACCACGTAATCCGGTACCAGCCCCACGCCCAGCCCTGCCAGGATGCCCTGGCGCAGAAACGGAAAGTGCTCCGAAATGATGGTGGGCTCCAGCAAGGCTTCCTGGCGCTGGTCACCCCGGTACCCGCGCAGGCGCAGCTGCTTGCCCACCACCCCTGCGGTGATCACCGGCGCAGCCTGCAGAGCCTCGAAGTCCTGGGGCAGCCCGTGCGCCTCGGCGTATCCACGCGATGCGCAGGCGATGTAGCGCACGCTGCCCAGGTCGCGCGCTACCAGCGTGGGCGGGGGCTCGGGCATCACGCGGATGGCGATGTCCACCTCGTCACGGATGAGGTCGTCCACCCGGTTTTCAAAGCGTACATCCAGCACGATGCCGGGGTACAGCCGCTTGAAGTCGATCAGCCAGTCCGACATCACCATCTGCCCGTAGCCACTGGGCACGCTCAGGCCCACGCGGCCCTGCAGGCCCTGGCCCAGCGTGGCAATGGTCTCGCGCGCGGCCAGCATTTCGTTCTGAATGGCGCGGCCATGGGCGTACAGGCGCAGCCCCACCTCGGTGGGCTCCACCCGGCGCGTGGTACGGCGCACCAGCTGTACCCCCACCGATTTTTCCAGCTGGTGCAGGTGGTAGCTCACGTTGGCGCGCGTCATCTTCAGGTTGCGCGCGGCCTGGCTCAGGTTGCCGGCATCGAGGATGTCGACCAGCACGGTGAGGGAGGTGAGTTCCATAGGTGGGGCGGCGCTTGACCGCTCGTTTGCTGCAGTTTGTCAAAAGAACTTTGACAGTCTGTCAATGAGCTCTGTAATTGTCAAGATTACTTCGCGCATCAACAATCCCCCGGTCATCAACAGGCACAGCCATTGACCAGGAGACTTCCCCATATGCACGCCGCCGCTGCCGCATCTTCCGTTGTTACGACCGCGCTGCATGGCGATGTTCTGGTCGTCACCATCGACAACCCGCCCGTCAATGCCCTGGGCGCTGCCGTGCGCCAGGGCCTTTTGGCGGCCATGCAGCAGGCGCAGGCCGACGCCGCCGTGGTCGCCGTGTTACTGGTGGGTGCGGGCAAGGCCTTCATTGCCGGGGCGGACATTCGCGAATTCGGCAAGCCACCGGTTGCTCCCATCCTGCCCGAGGTCTGCCGCGCCATCGAAACCCTGAGCAAGCCCGTGGTCGCCGTGCTGCACGGCGCGGCCCTGGGCGGTGGGCTGGAGGTGGCTCTGTCGGCACACTACCGGCTGGCTTTGCCCGCTGCCACGCTGGGCCTGCCCGAGGTGAACCTGGGCCTGCTGCCCGGCTCGGGCGGCACCCAGCGCGCCCCACGCCTGATGGGCGTGCAGGCGGCTACTGCCCTCATGCTCAGTGGTCAGCCCCTCAAGGCGCAGGCCGCGCTGCAAGCCGGGCTGGTCGACAAGCTGGTGGAAGGCACCGACCCGCTGGCCGCAGGCCTGGCCTACGTGCGCGAGCTGCTGGCGGCCAACGCCCCCGCGCGCCGCACGCGCGACCTGGCCATCGCCGAGCCGCAGGCGGCCCTGGCCTGGCTGGAAGAGCAAAAGACCGAGACGGCCAAGAAGTCGCGCGGCCTGTTCTCTCCCCTCAAGATCATCGAATGCGTGCAGGGCGCGCTGCAACTGCCGTTTGATGAAGGCATGGCCCGCGAGCGCGCCCTGTTCATGGAATGCCTGGACAGCCCGCAACGCGCCGGGCTCATCCACGCCTTTTTTGCCGAGCGCGAAGTGGTCAAGGTGCCTGAGGCCCAGGCCGCGCAGCCACGCCCCGTGGGCAGCATTGCCGTCATCGGTGGCGGCACCATGGGCGCGGGCATTGCCGTGGCGGCGCTGGATGCGGGCCTGCCCGTGACCATGATCGAGCGCGACGCCGAGTCCATCGCCCGGGGCCGCGCCAATGTCGAGAAGGTCTACAACGCCCTGGTCGCCAAAGGCCGCATGACCGATGCCGCCAAGGCCGCCGTGATGGCGCGCTACATCGGCAGTACCAGCTACGCCGACATCGCCCAGGTTGATCTGGTGATCGAGGCCGTGTTTGAAGACATCGAGGTGAAGAAGGCTGTGTTCCGCGAGCTGGACCGCGTGTGCAAACCCGGTGCCGTGCTGGCCACCAACACCTCCTACCTCGACATTGACGCCATTGCCGCTGCCACCGGCCGCCCGCAAGACGTGATTGGCCTGCACTTCTTCAGCCCCGCCAACATCATGAAGCTGCTGGAGATCGTGGTGCCCGCCCAGGTGGCGCCCGATGTGGTTGCCACTGCGTTCGAGCTGGCACGCAAGCTCAAAAAGGTGCCTGTGCGCGCCGGTGTGTGCGACGGCTTCATCGGCAACCGCATCCTGGCTATCTACAAGCAGGCCGCCGACTACCTGCTGGAAGACGGTGCCAGCCCGTATGAGATCGACGCCGCCGTGCGCGGCTTTGGCTTTGCCATGGGCCCCTTCCAGGTGACCGACCTGGCCGGTGGCGACATTGGCTGGGCCACCCGCAAGCGCCGTGCTGCGACGCGTGACCCCAAGGCCCGCTATGTGGAAATTGCCGACCGCATCTGCGAGCGCGGCTGGTTTGGCCAGAAGACGGGGCGCGGTTTTTACCTCTACCCCGATGGCGCCCGCGTGGGCCAGCCCGACCCTGAAGTGCTGGCCATTGTGGAGGCCGAGCGCGCCAAGAAGGGCGTGACGCCCCGCAGCTTCACCGCCGACGAGATCATGCGCCGCTACATGGCCGCCATGGCCAACGAAGGGGCCAATGTGGTGCACGAAGGCATTGCCCTGCGCCCGCTGGATGTGGACGTGACCTTTGTGGCGGGCTACGGCTTTCCGCGCCACCGGGGCGGCCCGATGAAGTGGGCCGACATGACGGGGCTCCCCAAGGTGCTGGCCGACATCCGCGAGTTCGCCAAGGAAGACCCGCTGTTCTGGAAGCCCTCGCCCTTGCTGGAAAAGCTGGTGCGGGAAGGGCGCAACTTTGACAGCCTGAACCAGGCTGAAAAGAGCTGACCTCGCCTCTCGCCGCGATTTTTAGGATCCATCGAATTCAAATCATTTTGGCCTCTGGCGCTTGATCAATAAGCGCAAAAAGCTATCAAATAAGGAGCAAATCATGCGTGAAGCCGTCATCGTTTCCACCGCCCGCACCCCGCTGACCAAGTCGCACCGGGGCGAATTCAACGCCACGCCCGGCCCGCAGCTGGCCGCGTATTCCGTCAAGGCGGCCGTGGAGCGCTCGGGCATCGACCCCGAGCTGATTGAAGACCTGGTGATGGGCTGCGGCTACCCCGAGGGCATCACCGGCAAGAACATTGGCCGCCAGGCCGCACTGCGCGCGGGCCTGCCCCTGTCGGTAGCGGGCATGGTTGCCAGCCGCTTTTGCGCGTCGGGCCTTCAGTCGGTGGCGATTGCGGCGGGCCGCATCGTGGCCGAAGGCGTGCCCGCCATGGTGGCGGGCGGGGTGGAGAGCATCTCTGCCATCCGCGCAGGTAACCCGGCAGACATTGACCCCTGGCTGCAAGAGCACAAGCCCGACCTCTACATGGCCATGATCGACACCGCCGACATCGTGGCCCACCGCTACGGCATCAGCCGCGAAGACCAGGACGCTTTCTCGCTGCAAAGCCAGCAGCGCACCGCCGCCGCACAGCAGGCCGGTGTGTTCGCTGACGAGATCGTGCCCTGCGCCGCGCGCATGATGGAAAAGAACAAAGAGACCGGCGAGGTCACCTACCGCGAAGTGACCGCCACGCACGACAACTGCAACCGCGCCAATACCACGCTCGAAGGCCTGGCCAAGCTGGAGCCCGTGAAGGGCCCAGGCCAGTTCATCACCGCAGGGAATGCCTCGCAACTGTCCGACGGCTCCAGCGCCTGCGTGCTGATGGAAGCCAAGGAGGCCGAGCGCCGTGGCCTGCAGCCCCTGGGTGCCTTCCGTGGTTTTGCCGTGGCCGGTTGCGAGCCCGACGAAATGGGCATCGGCCCCGTGTTTGCCGTGCCCAAGCTGCTGGCACGCCACGGCCTCACGGTGCAAGACATTGACCTGTGGGAGATGAACGAGGCCTTTGCCTCGCAGGCCCTGTACTGCCAGCGCCGCCTGGGCATTCCCTCCGAGCGGCTGAACGTGAACGGCGGGGCGATTGCCATTGGCCACCCCTTTGGCATGACCGGTGCGCGCCTGGTGGGCCACCTGCTGCTCGAAGGCCGCCGCCGCAAGGCCAAGTACGGCGTGGTGACGATGTGCATTGCCGGTGGCATGGGCGCTGCAGGCCTCTTCGAAATTTTCTGACCTTGCGCCACACCACCGAACTCTGAACTGCAAGCGACCCGATATGGACCTGAATTTCACCCCCGAAGAAGAAGCCTTCCGCGCCGAGGTGCAGGCTTTCTTGAAAGCCAAGCTGCCCGAACGCATCGCCACCAAGGTCAAGGCAGGGCAGCGCCTGACCAAGGCCGACCAGGATGAGTGGCACGCCATCCTCAACGAGCGCGGCTGGCTGGCCAACCACTGGCCCCAGGCCTACGGCGGCCCAGGCTGGGGCGCGGTCGAGAAGTTCATCTTCGACACCGAGTGCGCCCTGGCCGGTGGCCCGCGCATCGTGCCCTTTGGCGTGAACATGCTGGGCCCGGTGCTCATCAAGTTTGGCAACGAGGCGCAGAAAAAATACTGGCTGCCGCGCATCCTGAGCGGCGAGGACTGGTGGTGCCAGGGCTATTCCGAACCCGGCGCAGGCTCGGACCTGGCTTCGGTCAAGACCACGGCGGTGCGCCAGGGCGACCACTACATCGTCAACGGCCAGAAGACCTGGACCACCCAGGGCCAGCACGCCAACATGATCTTCTGCCTGGTGCGAACCGACCGCGAAGCCAAGGCCCAGTCGGGCATCAGCTTCTTGCTGGTGGACATGAAATCGCCTGGCGTGGAACTGCGCCCCATCCGCACGCTCGATGGCGACAAGGAAGTCAACGAAGTCTTCTTCACCGATGTGAAGGTGCCCGTGGAAAACCTGGTGGGTGAGGAAAACAAGGGCTGGACCTACGCCAAGTACCTGCTGACCTACGAGCGCACCGGCATCGCAGGCGTGGGCTTTTGCATTGCCGCGCTGGCCAAGCTCAAGGTCATTGCGGCCAAGGTGATGAAGAACGGCCAGCCACTGGACCAGGACCCGCTGTTTGCTGCCCGCATGGCACAGGTCGAGATTGACCTGGAGAACATGAAGACCACCAACCTGCGCGTGATTGCCGCCGTGGCCGGTGGCGGCGTGCCGGGGGCCGAAAGCTCCATGCTCAAGATCCGTGGCACCGAAATTCGCCAGGATATCCTTTCGCTCATCCGCCGCGCGGTGGGGCCTTACGCGCTGCCGTTCATCGAAGAAGCGCAGTACGAAGGCTATGCCGATGAGCCCGTGGGCCCGAAGGAGGCAGCGACGGCTGCGGCCAACTACTTCAACTACCGCAAGCTGTCGATCTTTGGCGGCTCCAATGAAATCCAGAAGAACATCATCTCCAAGATGATTCTCGGCCTGTGAGGTTGCCGCGATGAACTTTGAACATACCGAAGACCGCCGCATGCTGGCGGACACCCTGACCCGCTTTGTGGCCGAGCAGTACGGCATCGAAACGCGCAACCACATTGCCTACGGCGACACCGGTACGGACCCAGCGCTGTGGGCCCGCTTTGCCGAGCTGGGCGCGATTGGCGCGCTCTTCCCTGAAGCAGATGGCGGCTTTGGCGGTGCAGGCTTTGACGTGGCCGTGGTGTTTGAAGCCCTGGGCAGCGGCCTGGTGGTGGAGCCCTTTGTCGGCGCGCTGGTGGTGGGCCGGGCGCTGGGCCTGGCGGGCAGCGCGGCGCAAAAGGAACACATCGCCAGTCTCATCGACGGCAGCACCGTGGCCGCGCTGGCGCACGAAGAGCCCGGCGCACATTACGCATTGAACCGCGTGACCACCCGCGCGGTGCGCAATGGCGACGGCTGGCAACTCACCGACCACAAGGCCGTCGTGCTGCATGGCGACCAGGCGCAGATGTTGCTGGTGAGCGCCCGCACTTCGGGCGCTGTGGACGATGAAGAGGGTATCTCGCTGTTCCTGGTTTCCACCGATGCCGCAGGCCTGAGCCGCCGAGGCATGGGCCGCATCGATGGCGGCCGTGTGGCTGAAGTCAGCTTGCAGAATGTGCAGCTGGGTGCCGATGCACTGCTGGGCACGGAAGGGCAGGGCTACGCGACGCTGGAGCATGCGGTGGGCTGGGGCATTCTGGCGGTGTGTGCTGAGGCGCTGGGTGCGATGGACGTTGCCAAGAAGCACACCCTGGAATACCTGCAAACGCGCAAGCAGTTTGGTGTGCCCATTGGCAGCTTCCAGGCCCTGCAGCACCGCATGGCCGACCTGCTGCTGGAAGTGGAGCAGGCGCGCTCTGCCGTCATCAACGCAGCGGCCGCGATGGATAGCACCGACCGCACCGAGCGCGAGCGTGCGCTGTCGGCGGCCAAAGTCACCATGGGCCGTATTGGGGCGCTGGTGGCCGAGGAAAGCATCCAGCTGCACGGGGGCATTGGCATGACGTGGGAGCTGCCCTTGTCGCACTACGCCAAGCGCCTCGTCATGGTGGACCACCAGTTTGGCGACGAAGACCATCACCTGGCGCGCTTCATTGCGCTGGGCCGGAGCTGAAGCCATGGAGCAGCCACTGCCTCTGCTGCAACGCCGCGAGGGCGCGGTGCTCGTGCTCTCCAACAACAACCCAGCCGCGCGCAATGCGCTGTCGCCCGCGTTCTACGCGGCGCTGACCGAGGCACTGGCGCAGGCCGAGGCCGACCCCACCGTGGGCGCCATCGTGCTCACGGGCGAAGGCGGGCACTTTTGCGCGGGTGGTGACTTGCGCCAATTGGCCAAGCGCCGCGAGCTGCCCATCGAAGAACGCCGCGCCAAGCTCGAAGGCCTGCACGACCTGATCCGCACCGTGCGCGATTGCCGCAAGCCGGTGATCGCGGCGGTGGAGGGCGCTGTCGCTGGTGCTGGCCTGTCGCTGGCGCTGGCCTGCGACATGCTGGTGGCTGCGCGCAATGCCGTGTTCTCGGTGGCCTATGTGAAAGTGGGGCTCACGCCCGACGGGGGCGCCACGGCCTTCCTGGCCGAGTTCGTATCGCGCCAGGTGCTGACCGAGCTGTGCCTCACCGGCGAACGCATCTCGGGCGAGCGGCTGCACGCACTCGGCCCGGTCAACCGACTGGCCGAGCCGGGTGAAGCGCTGACGCAGGCATTGGCATTGGCCGCGCAGGTGTCCGCCGGGCCGGACCTGGCCATGGGCCGCATCAAGGCGCTGTGCCGCAGTGCCTACGCGCAGCCACTGGACGACCAGCTGGAGCTGGAAGCACAGCGCATGGTGCAGTCGCAAGCCACCGAAGAATCCCGCGAAGGCATTGGTGCGTTTCTGGAAAAACGCCCCGCCGATTTCGCCCGCCTGCGCCAGGTCAATGCCGCTGGCGCGGGTACACAAGACACTACGCAATGACCTCCACAACCCCCACACCCGCATTGCCAGAGGGCATGGACTTCCCGCTCGAAGGCGTGCGCGTACTCGATCTCTCGCGCGTGTTTGCCGGGCCGCTGTGCGGCCAGGTGCTGGCCGATTTTGGTGCCGACGTCATCAAGGTGGAACACCCCGGCCGGGGTGACGACACCCGCGACTGGGGCATGCGCATCGGCAAGACCGAGACCACCTACTACAACAGCATGAACCGCAACAAGCGGTCCATCACGGTGGATTTGCAGACGCCCGAAGGCGTGAAGATCATCCGTGACCTGCTGCCGCAGTGTGACGTGGTGGTCCAGAACTTCAAGACCGGCGGCGCCGAGAAGCTGGGCCTGGGCTACGAGCAGCTCAAGGCCATCAAGCCCGATCTCATCTACTGCTCGGTGGCGGGCTACGACAGCTCCGGCCCCGAGGCCAAGCGCCCCGGCTACGACCTGGTGATCCAGGGCGAGGCGGGTCTGATGGCCATCAACGGTGAGGCCAGCCAGCCGCCGCTGAAGTTTGGCGTGGCCGCCGTGGACATGATGACCGGCATGTATGCGGCGCAGGCCGTGCTGGCCGCACTGTTCCGCCGGGAACGCACAGGCAAGGGCCGCCACATCGAGATGGCGCTGTACGACTGCGGCCTGATGATCACCGGCTATTACGGCCTGGACGCCATGCTGCTGGGCCACGATCCGCAGCGTTACGGCAACGCCCACCCGTCCATCGTGCCCTACGGCATGTTCGAGGCACAGGATGGTCCGCTCATCATCGCCGTGGGCAACAACAGCCAGTTCGACAAGTTCTGCCGCCAGGTGGTGATGCGCCCGGACATCGTGGAAGACCCCCGTTTTGCCACCAATGTCGAGCGTGCCCGCAATCGACTGACCCTGCTGCCCGAGATGAAGGCGTTGATTGCCAGCTTCCCGCGTGATGTGCTGCTCGAACGCCTGACCGCTGCGGGCATCCCTTGCGGCCGCGTGGCCGGCCTGCATGAGGCGCTGACCAGCGAGCGCACGCGCCGCGGCGGCCTGTTGCAGGAAATGCCCCACCCCGAGGCGGGCACCACGCATGTGTTTGCGCCGCCTTATCGACTCGACGGCCAGCGCCTGCCCATCCGCAACGCACCGCCCACCCTGGGCGCGGCCACGCGCGAGGTGCTGCAGCAGCTGCTGCAACTGCCCGAGGCCGAGCTGCAGGCCCTGCGCGACAAGGGTGTGCTCACGCTGCCCGACCCACAACAACATTGACAGGAGACTCCCCCCATGCGATCCATTTCCCGCCGCGCCATCCTGACCACCGTGGCTGCCCTGGCCCCCTTGGCTGTCCCCGGCATGATGTCGGCAGCCCATGCGCAGGCCTGGCCTGCCAAGCCCATCAAGCTGATCGTGCCGTACCAGGCGGGTGGCGCCACGGACATTACCGCCCGCACGCTGGGCGAGAAGCTCTCGACCCGTCTGGGCCAGCCTGTGCTCGTGGACAACCGCGGCGGAGCCGGCGGCGTGACCGGTACCGACCAGGCGCTCAAGTCGCCAGCCGACGGCTACACCCTGCTGGTGTCCCTGGGCACCACCATGCTCATCAACCAGTTCCTGTACGACCGCCTGCCTTACCAGCCGCAAAAAGATCAGGCCCTCATCACGCAGATCGCGCTGGCGCCGGTGGTGCTGCTGGTCAACCCGCAGCTGCCGGTCAACAACGCGTCGGAGCTGATGGCCTACATCGACCGCAACAAGGGCAAGATCGCCTATGGCTCGTGGGGCATGGGTTCGTACGCCCACCTGGCGGGTGCATGGCTGTCCGACAAGCACAAGGCCGACATGAACCATGTGGCCTACAAGGGCGAGGCCCCCATGCTGCAGGACCTCGTGGGTGGGCAGTTCCAGATGGCGTTTGCCAGCCTGCAGTCGGCCCGGCCGTACATCGAATCGGGCCGCCTCAAGCCACTGGCCGTGACCGGCGCGCAGCGCATGGACGCACTGCCCAAGGTGGCCACTATGGCCGAGCAGGGTATCAAGGACGAGGTCTTCCAGGTGACGGGCTGGGTGGGCATGAGCGCACCTGCCAAGACGCCGCCTGAAGTGGTCGCCCGGCTCGGCGCCGAGCTGCAGGCCGTGATCGCGATGCCCGAAGTGCGCGAGCGCATCCAGCAGATGGGCTTCATCCCTGTGGGCAGCAGCCCCGAGCAGTTCAACGCGCAGTTCAAGAAGGACGCACCGGTGTGGGAGCGCGTGGTGAAGGTCTCTGGCGCGAAACTAGATTGACACCCCCCTGAGTCGCTTCGCGCCTTCCCCCCGCTCTCGCAACGCTGCGCGTTGCGGGCAGGGGGACGCAGCCAGCGCGGCGGGGCGGCCCTTGCGCGGCTGCCCACGCCTGGGCAGCGCCGGTTACGTCGGGTGTGGGCCAGCACAAAAGCTGAAAGTAAAAACGGATCTCTGATGACGAAACAATGTCTTTTTCCCGCCGCCTTTTCGCGTCGCGCAGTGCTTGCAACGGCTGCGGCTGTGTCGGTGCTTGGCCTGTTGGGCACGGCCCCGGCACACGCCCAGGCCTGGCCCAACAAGATGATCAAGCTCGTGGTGCCCTTCCCGGCGGGCGGCCCCACCGACACGGCCTCGCGCATCGTCGGCCAGAAGCTGGCCGAGCGGCTGAAGCAGCCCGTGGTGGTGGAGAACCGAGCGGGTGCGTCGGGCTCGATTGCCGCGCAACAGATCGCCAAGACCCCTGGCGACGGCTACACGCTGATGATGCTGGCCACGCCGACGCTGCTGGCGCCGCACTTGTATAAAAAGGCGGGCTACGACACCACCAAGGATTTCGTGTCCGTGGCCACGGTGTACGACCTGCCCATCGTGGTGGTGGTCAACCCGGCGCAGATGCCCACCGTGACCGATCTACAAAAGCTCATCACCCATGCCAAGGCGCGGCCGGGGCAGCTCAACTACACCTCCTCGGGCGTGGGCAGCTTTGGCCACCTGAGCATGGAGCTGCTCAAGCAGCTGGGCCAATTTGAGATGGAGCATGTGCCTTACAAAGGCGGTGTACCCGCCATCACCGACACGCTGGGCGGCCAGGTGCCCATGATGTATGCCGACCTCGTGGCGGCGCTGCCCCATATCCAGACGGGCAAGCTGCGTGCGATTGCCGTGGGCTCGCCGCAGCGCGTGGGCGTGATCCCCAATGTGCCCACCATCGCCGAGCAGGGCTTCAAGGGCTTTGATGCCGTGTCGTGGGGCGGCCTGATGGCCCCGCCCGGTACGCCCAAGGACGTGGTCGACCGCATCAGCACCGAAGTCAAGGCCATCCTGGCCGACAAGGAAGTGCAGGACAAGCTGCTCAACGCCGGTGCCATCGCCAACTACCAAGGCCCGGACCAGATGGCCAAGCGCGTGCGTGGCGATTACGCCAAGTGGGGCCAGGTGATCCGCGACAAGGGCATCACGTTCGAGTAAGTTGGGCCATGACCAACACCACTGCCTCTGCCCCTTTTCCCCCGTTCCGCCGGGTCTCCGATCTGCTGCGTGACAACGCGCAGCAGCGCCCGCAGGCCAATGCCTTGGCCGATGACGACTCCGCGCTGGACTGGGCCGCGCTCGATGCCCTGGTGGACCGCGTGGCCGCATCGTTGCAGCAGACGGGCCTGCAGTCGGGCGATGTGGTGGCCGTGTGCGCTGCGTCGTCGGTGCGCTATGCCGCCGTGTACCTGGGCGCCCTGCGTGCGGGGGTGGTGGTGGCACCGCTGGCGCCGTCCGTCACGCCCGAGGCCATGGCGTCCATGCTGGGCGATGCCCAGGCGCGCCTGCTGTTTGCCGATGCGCAGGGCAGGGCGGCGGTGCCGCCTGCGGTGATGGAAGGCGCCGGTGCGCTGCCGCTTGTGGCGCTGGACGACGCGGGTGCGGGCACGCCGTGGAGCGAATGGCTTGCCCCTGAAGGCGCGGCGCCGCAGCCGGTGGACGTGGGGCCCGAGCACCCGTTCAACATCATTTATTCCTCCGGCACCACCGGCAACCCCAAGGGCATCGTGCAGTCGCACGGCATGCGCTGGGCACATCTGGTGCGTGGCCTGGCGCAGGGCTACGGTCCGGACAGCGTCACGCTGCTGGCCACGCCGCTGTATTCCAACACCACGCTGGTGTCGTTCTTCCCCGGCCTGTGCTGGGGCGGCAGCGTGCTGCTGATGCCAAAGTTCGATGCACTGTGCTACCTGCAGACCGCGCAGCAGATCCGCGCCACGCATTCCATGCTGGTGCCGGTGCAATACCAGCGCATCATGGCGCTGCCGCAGTTTGGTGAATTCGACCTGTCGTCCTTTCGCGCCAAGTTCTGCACCAGCGCGCCGTTCCGCGCCGAGCTGAAAGCCGACATCCTGGCGCGCTGGCCGGGCGCGCTGTACGAGTTCTATGGCATGACCGAAGGCGGCGGCACCTGCATCCTGGCGGCGCACGAGCACCCGGACAAGCTGCACACCGTGGGCCAGCCGGCCTCCACCAGTGACATCCGCCTGATCGATGAAGAAGGAAACGAGTTGCCGCCTGGTGCCACCGGCGAGGTGGTGGGCCACTCGCCCGGCATGATGACCGGCTACCACCGGCAGCCCGACAAGACGCGCGAGGCCGAGTGGTTTGACGCCACCGGCAAGCGCTTCATCCGCACGGGCGACGTGGGCCGGTTTGACGCGCAGGGCTTTCTGACCCTGCTGGACCGCCGCAAGGACATGGTCATCAGTGGCGGCTTCAATATCTACCCCAGCGACCTCGAAGCCGAGCTGCGCAAGCACCCCGCTGTGGAGGACGTGGCCGTGACCGGCGTGCCCTCCGAACAGTGGGGCGAGACGCCGGTAGCCTTTGTGTGCCGCCGACCGGGCGCTACCGAAGACGCCGCCCAGATCATGGGGTGGTACAACGCC of the Acidovorax sp. 107 genome contains:
- a CDS encoding tripartite tricarboxylate transporter substrate binding protein; translated protein: MRSISRRAILTTVAALAPLAVPGMMSAAHAQAWPAKPIKLIVPYQAGGATDITARTLGEKLSTRLGQPVLVDNRGGAGGVTGTDQALKSPADGYTLLVSLGTTMLINQFLYDRLPYQPQKDQALITQIALAPVVLLVNPQLPVNNASELMAYIDRNKGKIAYGSWGMGSYAHLAGAWLSDKHKADMNHVAYKGEAPMLQDLVGGQFQMAFASLQSARPYIESGRLKPLAVTGAQRMDALPKVATMAEQGIKDEVFQVTGWVGMSAPAKTPPEVVARLGAELQAVIAMPEVRERIQQMGFIPVGSSPEQFNAQFKKDAPVWERVVKVSGAKLD
- a CDS encoding tripartite tricarboxylate transporter substrate binding protein; the encoded protein is MTKQCLFPAAFSRRAVLATAAAVSVLGLLGTAPAHAQAWPNKMIKLVVPFPAGGPTDTASRIVGQKLAERLKQPVVVENRAGASGSIAAQQIAKTPGDGYTLMMLATPTLLAPHLYKKAGYDTTKDFVSVATVYDLPIVVVVNPAQMPTVTDLQKLITHAKARPGQLNYTSSGVGSFGHLSMELLKQLGQFEMEHVPYKGGVPAITDTLGGQVPMMYADLVAALPHIQTGKLRAIAVGSPQRVGVIPNVPTIAEQGFKGFDAVSWGGLMAPPGTPKDVVDRISTEVKAILADKEVQDKLLNAGAIANYQGPDQMAKRVRGDYAKWGQVIRDKGITFE
- a CDS encoding class I adenylate-forming enzyme family protein; the encoded protein is MTNTTASAPFPPFRRVSDLLRDNAQQRPQANALADDDSALDWAALDALVDRVAASLQQTGLQSGDVVAVCAASSVRYAAVYLGALRAGVVVAPLAPSVTPEAMASMLGDAQARLLFADAQGRAAVPPAVMEGAGALPLVALDDAGAGTPWSEWLAPEGAAPQPVDVGPEHPFNIIYSSGTTGNPKGIVQSHGMRWAHLVRGLAQGYGPDSVTLLATPLYSNTTLVSFFPGLCWGGSVLLMPKFDALCYLQTAQQIRATHSMLVPVQYQRIMALPQFGEFDLSSFRAKFCTSAPFRAELKADILARWPGALYEFYGMTEGGGTCILAAHEHPDKLHTVGQPASTSDIRLIDEEGNELPPGATGEVVGHSPGMMTGYHRQPDKTREAEWFDATGKRFIRTGDVGRFDAQGFLTLLDRRKDMVISGGFNIYPSDLEAELRKHPAVEDVAVTGVPSEQWGETPVAFVCRRPGATEDAAQIMGWYNARAGKTQRLAALHFIDELPRSAIGKVLKRELRDLHRTLSH